In the Brassica napus cultivar Da-Ae chromosome A7, Da-Ae, whole genome shotgun sequence genome, one interval contains:
- the LOC106353398 gene encoding protein ACTIVITY OF BC1 COMPLEX KINASE 3, chloroplastic, protein MSLVASHSPRLTLTGDGVSLRNSRRNGEKSKLFLVNRRRSARAALVQSKPREDGAVGSSSPSSKPPVIQYRRADLADDLQAEARALSRAVGASVYSPELIARKHGSQPLKALRRSLEILSALGGFALKLGIDQRQGKLELNMKKRAGELRKIFTRLGPTFVKLGQGLSTRPDLCPPDYLEELAELQDALPTFPDAEAFTCIERELDSSLESIFSSVSPKPIAAASLGQVYKAHLRYSGQVVAVKVQRPGIEEAIGLDFYLIRGVGKLINKYADFITTDVLALIDEFACRVYQELNYVQEAQNARRFKKLYADKADVLVPDIFWDYTSRKVLTMEWVEGTKLNEQVAIESQGLKVLDLVNTGIQCSLRQLLEYGFFHADPHPGNLLATPDGKLAFLDFGMMSETPEEARYAIIGHVVHLVNRDYEAMARDYYALKFLSPDVDVTPIVPALRDFFDDALTYTVSELNFKTLVDGLGAVFYQYPFNVPPYYALILRSLTVLEGLALYADPNFKVLAASYPYFAKRLLTDPNPYLRDALIELLFKDGKFRWNRLENLLQQGSKDRDFSAKEALQPVLKLLLDPNGEEVRLLVIKEAVRVSEAIALGTVVDTYNSMPVFLRSLVFNGNGNGPLAMSAAELESTLELRDQVSRIWSLLQSSESFDPAILQPIVQVLQQPEARRLGGRVAGGVGQRLAARFLQQLLRATTPSSSPNA, encoded by the exons ATGAGTCTCGTGGCTAGTCACTCGCCGCGTTTAACTCTAACCGGCGACGGCGTTTCCTTACGCAATTCGAGAAGAAACGGTGAAAAATCCAAACTTTTCTTGGTAAATCGAAGGAGATCAGCGCGTGCAGCTCTTGTTCAATCAAAGCCTAGAGAAGATGGAGCGGTGGGAAGCTCTTCCCCCTCCTCAAAACCTCCGGTTATCCAATACCGACGAGCTGATCTCGCGGATGATCTTCAAGCGGAGGCACGAGCTTTAAGTCGAGCCGTTGGTGCTTCTGTTTATTCTCCAGAACTAATCGCTAGAAAACATGGCTCTCAGCCTCTCAAG GCTTTGCGGAGAAGTCTGGAGATATTGTCAGCTTTGGGTGGCTTCGCGCTCAAGTTAGGGATTGATCAGAGGCAAGGGAAGCTAGAGCTGAACATGAAGAAAAGAGCTGGTGAGCTCAGAAAGATTTTCACTCGTCTGGGGCCCACTTTTGTTAAGTTGGGTCAAGGTTTATCCACCCGACCCGACCTCTGTCCACCTGATTACCTCGAAGAACTTGCTGAGCTTCAG GATGCTTTGCCAACCTTCCCTGACGCAGAAGCCTTTACTTGCATCGAAAGAGAGTTAGACTCATCTCTAGAATCCATCTTCTCCTCTGTATCCCCTAAGCCAATAGCAGCAGCTAGCCTCGGCCAGGTTTACAAAGCTCACCTCAGGTACTCAGGGCAAGTTGTCGCTGTCAAAGTCCAACGCCCCGGGATCGAAGAAGCCATCGGTCTCGACTTCTACCTCATCAGAGGAGTAGGGAAACTCATAAACAAATACGCAGACTTCATCACCACCGACGTCCTCGCCCTCATCGACGAGTTCGCCTGCAGAGTCTACCAGGAGCTCAACTACGTCCAGGAGGCGCAGAACGCTAGGAGGTTCAAGAAGCTCTACGCTGATAAAGCGGATGTTCTTGTCCCTGACATCTTCTGGGACTACACGAGCCGCAAGGTGCTGACGATGGAGTGGGTAGAAGGAACTAAACTGAACGAGCAAGTTGCTATCGAGAGCCAAGGCTTGAAGGTTCTTGATCTGGTTAACACAGGGATACAGTGTAGCTTAAGGCAGCTGTTAGAGTATGGTTTCTTCCACGCTGATCCTCACCCTGGTAACCTCTTGGCGACGCCTGATGGGAAGCTAGCCTTTCTAGACTTTGGGATGATGAGCGAGACGCCGGAGGAAGCTAGGTACGCTATCATAGGCCACGTTGTTCATTTGGTGAACCGAGATTACGAAGCCATGGCGCGTGATTACTACGCTTTGAAGTTCTTGTCGCCTGATGTGGATGTTACTCCCATTGTCCCAGCTCTCAGAGACTTCTTTGACGATGCGCTTACTTATACCGTTAGCGAGCTTAACTTCAAAACGCTGGTTGATGGTTTAGGTGCTGTCTTTTATCAGTATCCGTTTAATGTTCCGCCTTACTACGCGTTGATTCTGAGGTCGCTTACTGTGCTTGAAGGCTTGGCGCTTTACGCAGATCCTAACTTCAAAGTGTTGGCTGCTTCTTACCCTTATTTTGCTAAAAGGCTTCTCACTGATCCGAACCCTTATCTGAGAGATGCTCTTATTGAGCTTCTGTTTAAAGATGGGAAGTTTAGGTGGAATAGGCTTGAGAACCTTCTGCAACAGGGAAGTAAAGATAGGGATTTCTCGGCTAAAGAGGCTTTACAGCCTGTTTTGAAGCTTCTGCTTGATCCAAACGGGGAAGAGGTTAGACTGTTGGTGATTAAAGAAGCTGTAAGAGTCAGTGAAGCGATTGCGCTAGGGACCGTTGTTGATACGTATAATTCAATGCCAGTGTTTTTGAGATCTCTTGTCTTCAATGGAAATGGGAATGGTCCTCTTGCAATGAGTGCTGCGGAGCTTGAAAGCACGCTTGAGCTTCGGGACCAGGtctcgagaatatggagcctTCTTCAGTCTTCAGAAAGCTTTGACCCAGCTATTTTGCAGCCTATAGTACAG GTGTTACAACAACCGGAAGCAAGAAGACTTGGAGGACGTGTTGCAGGAGGTGTAGGGCAACGTCTTGCAGCTCGGTTTCTGCAACAACTACTTCGAGCCACGACACCATCTTCATCACCAAATGCATAG